The genome window CGATCGAAGTGAAAGCGGATATTATTTCTCCGTATTTCTTATACGTGACGGAAGCATTCGTTCAGGAAGCGCATTCTCATAAAATTTCCGTGATCCCTTGGACGGTGAACGAGCCGGATGAAATGAGAAGATTGATCGATGCGGGTGTGGACGGTATAATCAGTGATTATCCGGATCGATTGATGCAAGCGATCAAAAGATAAGAAGCTGAAACGCGATCGAACGAAACTATCTTTAGAATTCTCGCGGAAAATCGGAAAACGATTTCGGAATTACACAAATCCATCGCCTCGCAGGTACGATGGATGTTCTGTGCAGTTTTTGTGTCGGCGGGATTCTTTATTTTGTCGAAGAGGGTAGCGCTAAAAAGTTTTTATATTTCGTAGCGTTTCTTCTACTGCGAATTTGTTCCCAGATTAAGTTGCCGATCATCGATCGAGGAATTCTCGGTTCTTTTCCTTGTCCCATTCTTCGGAACTGAAATTTGATGGCGGACATTTTTGAAAGAGAACTGAAAACCGGATTGGAAAGATTCGGAAGATTGAATTCGATCGTTTCCGCGTTTCCGGAAAGAAGTCGAGAAGCGCAATCCGGGTCGAAAGCGAACGGAGCCGCGATTCCGACAAGGTCGATGGCGCCGGAAGTGATTGCATTTTCCATAATATTCTTGGAACGGAAACCGCCCGTGGACATCAAAGGCATCTTTGCGATCGATCGTGCCTTTTTCGCAAAATCCAAAAAATACGCTTCGCGTTTGCGCGTTCCATTGGATTCTCCTCCCTGCATCGCGGGAGATTCATAGTTTCCTCCCGATATTTCAAGTAGATCTAAATTACATTGATTTAACATTTCAATCACTTGGATCGCGTTTTCTTCCGCAAAACCCCCGCCTTGAAAATCGGCCGAGTTGAGTTTTACTCCGACTCCGAATTCTTTTCGGGTGGAAGCGCGGATTCCGTTTACGATTTCGAGAAGAATTCTCGCGCGATTCTCCAGAGAACCGCCCCATTGATCCTCGCGAAGATTGGTCAACGGAGAAAGAAACTGATTGATCAAATAACCGTGAGCGGCGTGCACTTCGATTCCGTCGAAGCCAGCTTTTTCCGCGATGACCGCGGCTTGAATAAAACGATCGATGATTTTTTTGATTTCGTCTTCGGTGAGGGCGCGTGGAGTTCCGAAAACTTTCGCGAACATTCTTCCCGGAATATGAACTTTCACGGCGGAAGGGGCGACCGGAGTTTCCGAAATAAAACTGAAAACCTGTCTACCGGGATGATTGATTTGCATCCAAATTTTAGAGCCGCCCGATTTTCCCGCGTCGGCCCATCGTTTGAAAGAATCCAATTTTCCTCGGTCTCGGATAATGACATTTCCCGGTCCGGTCAACGCGGTCGGATCGACCATAGCGTTTCCGGTCAAAAGAAGTCCGGCTCCGCCGTTTCCCCAGCGTTCATACAAACGAATCATTTCTTTTCCTGGGAGAAACTCGTCGTCGGCTAAACTTTCTTCCATCGAAGCTTTGGCGATCCGGTTCTTTAAAACCTGGCCGTTGGGCAATGTGAGGCTTTGAGAGAGCGGGGAAACTGTTTGGGACATGGGAATTCTCCAGTTCGGAATTTTCTTTCCTACCCATCGGTATTTATGGAGAATTCTTTGTCAATATTTAATTCCTACCGGTTGGTATTTATTTTTACTTTGAAAAGCGAATTCGTTTGACCGGAGGAAAGTGGTTCCGAAGATGAAAGGGAGAATTTCGCAATGTCAAAGACTCTTGGCTGGAAAAAATTACCCGAGGACGTTCGGAGAGAATCGATTCTCTCTGCGGCGATGCGTTGTTTTTTTTCCAAGGGTTTTGAAAAGACATCGGTTCAAGACATCGCCGAAACGGCCGGTTTGACCAAGGGTGGAATCTACTTTCACTTCGAAAGTAAGGAAGAAATCCGGGACACTCTGATCCGTGAATTTTTAAATCTAGAACGTTTCGGATTTCAGGATCCGGAAGTTCTTTCTCTTTCTCCGCATTTGAGAATGAAGGAATATTTGGAGCGACTGGCGAATCGTCTTACGATCGAAGGGAATTGTTCTCCTCGGTTGTTTGCCGAAGCGACTTCCAACGGCGGAAGCATGGAGAAGGAAATCGTCGCCTTTTACGATTCTCTTGAATCCGTTTTTGCAAAGACGATTCAAGAAGGACAGAATCAGGGAAGCATCGTAAATTCTATGCCCGCAGTCTTAATCGCGCGCACCATTCTCGCGGTATTCGACGGGCTGCAGATCCAAGCTGATATTTCTCCCTCGCAACGAGACCTGCAAGTGAGGGGAAGAGAAGTTCTCAATTCTTTCTTTAAGAATCTTCTTTTAACGTTCGATCCGACCTGCGAAACGAAAAAGTAAATCCTAATTTCCGATCGCGATCAAAACGGAATGAATTCCGATTCCTAGATAATTTCCTAACGCGTATCCGATCAATCCCGTGAGAATTCCCACAACCAAAACGCCTTTGTTTCCGATCGCCTGCGAAACCGGCGGAACGAACGCGGGTCCGTAGATGCTCGATACGGAAGTGATCATCCAGGTATCGACCGGAATTCGAAAGAGAATTCCCAAGAGAAGGTGGAGTAGAATCGCTCCGAAAAGAATCGACGTTAAGATGAGAAACACGGAACCGAAATCTTTTTTCAATTCCTCCAAATCCGCAAGAAAACCGATTGAGACCGAAAAGACCAAAATCATATAACTTCCGAACTCGTATGTTTTGAGTTGCCGCACTTTGGAATGAAAGGAAATTCCGATTCCCCAGGTTGTGATTCCGAGAAGGATCGAAGGCGCGTACAAAGAAGAGAAGATCAAAAACGTAAACGCGACCGAAACTCCGAAACCAAGCGTCGCCAACAACAAACCGATCCCGTTCGGCAGAAGTATTTTTTTTAACGGAAGTTTATCTTCTACTTTTGCGGACGATTCCGTTTCTTCGATTGGAACGTTTTTGACTTCTTCCTTTTTCAGAAAGAACGAAAAGATTTTTTTTCCAAAAGTCAGTAAGAAGAGAAGATAAATCCCGCCGATGATTACATCGATCGTGTTGACCAAGGCGATCGTTTCTTTATTTGCGCTTAAGGCCAATCCGATCGCGTTCAGGTTCGGAGTTCCGCCGGTATACATGCCGGAAAGCATGCTCGCGATTTTTGCGGATTCGGGATGCGTTTCCGCGTATACGTATCCTACTAGCGCGGCGGATATCGCAACCGCAACCGCGGATAAAAAGAAGGAGAAGAGAGCGAGTTTCGCTTCGCCGAACCCTTTTCGAAAATCGGTGGAACTTAAAAGCAGAGGAATCGCAAGAGGAATCGCAATATCGGCTATGGTAAGAGGCACCGATTTCGGAATCCACGAATGAGGGACGAGGTTTCCCAAAAGGATTCCCGCAATGTAGCAGATCGATACGGAACCTAGGATTCCGAACAGTTTGACTTTTTGCGTGAGACGGATTGCGAGCCACGGGAAAAAAAGAATAAACAAAGCCAAAAATATCGGATTAAGGATCGAAGATGCGAATTCCATAAGGGTTCCTGAATATACAAAAATTTTAATCTTTCAATTCCGTATCGCGAGACCCTTGTTTGTGCGGACCGTTTCGAATCTTTGTTTGTATCCGATTCGGAAGTCCGCTCTTTCACGATTCGGTTCAAACCGACTCATAACTCTTCTTTTATTAAAATATCAGAACGGGATTTTGAAAATTCAAGCAGAAAAGCCGCCGAACGTACGTTTGGCCGATTTCTTTTTTACAGCGTGTCCCAAAACCTAATTTTACTTTAGCAGAAAGATCATCGGCAAGGTTCTGTCCCGGTTTTTGGGACAGGTTCTTATGGAAATTCTAAGATTTTATGGAAAAGGATGACTTCTTTGTTCGACGGATTTCCGAAAAAAGGGGAAACCGAAACGGGATAGAATCCGGTCTTAGTTTACGTTTTTTGGTATTCCGGAAAGATTGAGATTCTGTAAGGAATTAGGATGAGTTTCGTTTCGAATTGTAAAGTACCTTCATTATTGATCACGATCGGTTTGTATCTTCCGATTGCGGGTTGTCTCGACGCGGAGCCGATTCCGGCAAAGGTGAACGAGATCCGTCTTCCTGCGGGAACCTCTCGAGTCGCTTTTCCGAAAAATTCTTTTTCCGATTTCGTTCGGAATCTTCCCTTAAAAAGCGAACGGACTCTTTGGACGTATAAAAAGCAAAACATCATCCGCAGATACGACACGATCGCCGTTTTGGATCTTCCTCTTTTATTCAAAGACGATTTGGAACAATGCGCCGATTATTCAATGCGGGTTTGGGCGGAATATCACAAACAAACCGGCAACTTAAATCGGCTGTATCTTTTCGATTACAACGGAAATCGAAAACGATTTCAAGAAAGCGGTCTTTCGTATTCATCTTTTTTAAGAAAGGCATTCGCTTCCTCCAATTCCTATTCTTTGAAGAAGGGCGGGACGGTCGTTACGGAAAAGGATTTGAGACCCGGAGATCTTTTCGTTCAAAATGAAACCGGCGGAATCGGACACGTTTCTATGATTCTAGATGCGGCCGAAGCGAAGAACGGCAGGAAATTTTTTTTGATCGGATTCAGCTTTATGCCCGCTCAGGAAATGCACATTGAAAAGGCTCCGAATGAATTCGGTTCCTCCGGTTGGTTCACATACGAAGGTTTTATCGGCCATCTCAACGAATCGTATCCGTACGGGACGCCGGTTCTCCGGAGATTTTCGGAACGATAAACGAATTCGGTTTAACGAATTCTAATTTTGGAATATTCCAAAATTATCGTTTCGCTTCCCAGCCGCCCACGTGATAAGCCCGAAAGATTTGTCTGAAATTTTGAAAGCCCGCTTTGCGAAACAAATCCTCGTATCGGGCGCTCGGAATTCTATTTAAATCTTTCACTCTTTGAATGTACGTTTTCAGAGCTTCTTCTTCCCAGCCCTGAAACGTTTTTAGATATAAGCCGAGTTCATTGAAAACGACTTCCATTCGTGCTTGCGAATCGTAAAGATCGAATAAGAGAAAAATTCCTCCCGGTTCCAATCGGGAGGAAATGTCCCGAAGCAGGGAAAGTTTTGCCCCGTCGTCCGGAAGAAAGTGAAGCACGAATAAAAGCGTCGCAGCGGAGAATTTACGATTCGGATCCAGAGCTGAAACCGGAGAAGAAATCAACTCCGCGTTCGGAAAATTTTTACGCGCGATTGAAATCATTTCGGGAGAAGGATCCACCCCGGTGATCGAATAACGATCGGGTGCGATCTTTAGAAGGGCTCGAAAATCCGCGCCGGTTCCGCAACCGGCTGCTAGAATTTTTTTGCCGACCGGAACCGAATTCAAAATCGAAGTCGCGACCAATTCTGAAATTCCCGAATAGAACGGAATCATCGTTCCGATTCGATTTTCGTATTGAACCGCTCTTTCCCCTTCAAAGGTTTCAATGTAATCCATAAATATCTTCCTTCTCGTTTCGGTTTAAATTGATTTCGTTTAAGCCGAACCCGATACGCCCAAGTTTTTTTCCGTCTTCCATTCTTTCCAGCCGATTGCGATCCCCAGTATATGTCCCGCGAAGGCAAGAGGAACCATAAACAAAGGAAGGAAACAAACCGGATATTCCGTTACGACTACGTTAGGCGGGTTTGTAAAGAGGATTCGGAACGGAAACGGAACGGACGTGATTCCCGTAATAACAGTCAAACCTAAAACGACGATCGCCGCCGCGTTCCAACCGATAATCCATTTCTTGGAAAGAATTCCTTTGGACACGAGAAGGAAAAGAACCGGCGCCGTGATCGGAACCCAAATGTCGAAATTCCTACCTTTGATCGTCATGATGTCGGAGATCAAGCCCTCGCGAACCAAAAGAACGATCAGGATTTCCGGAAGAATTCTCCAGACCTGAAATAAACAAAGATGAATCGATCCGAACCGGGTTAGAATCCGATGCGCCCCTTTTGAAAATCCGAATCCTAAAAAGAGCGTCAAGGTCGATAAGACGCCGATCAAAAGTCTAGGAGGAAGGTCGAATCGAAAGAAGAATCCTTGAAACCCCAAAAACCATTGTCCGATTAAAAAAGCTAAAACGACAA of Leptospira sanjuanensis contains these proteins:
- a CDS encoding NADH:flavin oxidoreductase/NADH oxidase family protein; translation: MSQTVSPLSQSLTLPNGQVLKNRIAKASMEESLADDEFLPGKEMIRLYERWGNGGAGLLLTGNAMVDPTALTGPGNVIIRDRGKLDSFKRWADAGKSGGSKIWMQINHPGRQVFSFISETPVAPSAVKVHIPGRMFAKVFGTPRALTEDEIKKIIDRFIQAAVIAEKAGFDGIEVHAAHGYLINQFLSPLTNLREDQWGGSLENRARILLEIVNGIRASTRKEFGVGVKLNSADFQGGGFAEENAIQVIEMLNQCNLDLLEISGGNYESPAMQGGESNGTRKREAYFLDFAKKARSIAKMPLMSTGGFRSKNIMENAITSGAIDLVGIAAPFAFDPDCASRLLSGNAETIEFNLPNLSNPVFSSLSKMSAIKFQFRRMGQGKEPRIPRSMIGNLIWEQIRSRRNATKYKNFLALPSSTK
- a CDS encoding TetR/AcrR family transcriptional regulator, whose amino-acid sequence is MSKTLGWKKLPEDVRRESILSAAMRCFFSKGFEKTSVQDIAETAGLTKGGIYFHFESKEEIRDTLIREFLNLERFGFQDPEVLSLSPHLRMKEYLERLANRLTIEGNCSPRLFAEATSNGGSMEKEIVAFYDSLESVFAKTIQEGQNQGSIVNSMPAVLIARTILAVFDGLQIQADISPSQRDLQVRGREVLNSFFKNLLLTFDPTCETKK
- a CDS encoding DUF819 family protein, with the protein product MEFASSILNPIFLALFILFFPWLAIRLTQKVKLFGILGSVSICYIAGILLGNLVPHSWIPKSVPLTIADIAIPLAIPLLLSSTDFRKGFGEAKLALFSFFLSAVAVAISAALVGYVYAETHPESAKIASMLSGMYTGGTPNLNAIGLALSANKETIALVNTIDVIIGGIYLLFLLTFGKKIFSFFLKKEEVKNVPIEETESSAKVEDKLPLKKILLPNGIGLLLATLGFGVSVAFTFLIFSSLYAPSILLGITTWGIGISFHSKVRQLKTYEFGSYMILVFSVSIGFLADLEELKKDFGSVFLILTSILFGAILLHLLLGILFRIPVDTWMITSVSSIYGPAFVPPVSQAIGNKGVLVVGILTGLIGYALGNYLGIGIHSVLIAIGN
- a CDS encoding DUF4846 domain-containing protein produces the protein MSFVSNCKVPSLLITIGLYLPIAGCLDAEPIPAKVNEIRLPAGTSRVAFPKNSFSDFVRNLPLKSERTLWTYKKQNIIRRYDTIAVLDLPLLFKDDLEQCADYSMRVWAEYHKQTGNLNRLYLFDYNGNRKRFQESGLSYSSFLRKAFASSNSYSLKKGGTVVTEKDLRPGDLFVQNETGGIGHVSMILDAAEAKNGRKFFLIGFSFMPAQEMHIEKAPNEFGSSGWFTYEGFIGHLNESYPYGTPVLRRFSER
- a CDS encoding class I SAM-dependent methyltransferase; translated protein: MDYIETFEGERAVQYENRIGTMIPFYSGISELVATSILNSVPVGKKILAAGCGTGADFRALLKIAPDRYSITGVDPSPEMISIARKNFPNAELISSPVSALDPNRKFSAATLLFVLHFLPDDGAKLSLLRDISSRLEPGGIFLLFDLYDSQARMEVVFNELGLYLKTFQGWEEEALKTYIQRVKDLNRIPSARYEDLFRKAGFQNFRQIFRAYHVGGWEAKR